A region of Bacillus cabrialesii DNA encodes the following proteins:
- a CDS encoding aspartate kinase has protein sequence MGLIVQKFGGTSVGSVEKIQNAANRAIAEKQKGHQVVVVVSAMGKSTDELVSLAKAISGEPSKREMDMLLATGEQVTISLLSMALQEKGYDAVSYTGWQAGIRTEAVHGNARITDIDTSALTGRLEEGKIVIVAGFQGMTEDSEITTLGRGGSDTTAVALAAALKADKCDIYTDVPGVFTTDPRFVKSARKLAGISYDEMLELANLGAGVLHPRAVEFAKNYEVPLEVRSSTETEAGTLIEEESSMEQNLIVRGIAFEDQITRVTIYGLTGGLTTLSTIFTTLAKRNINVDIIIQTQAGDNQTGISFSVKTEDADQTVAVLEEYKGALEFEKIETESKLAKVSIVGSGMVSNPGVAAEMFAVLAEKNILIKMVSTSEIKVSTVVSENDMVKAVEALHDAFELSKHPSAV, from the coding sequence ATGGGTCTTATCGTACAAAAATTCGGAGGGACTTCCGTCGGCTCAGTCGAAAAAATTCAAAATGCGGCAAACCGCGCAATTGCAGAAAAACAGAAGGGCCATCAAGTCGTTGTCGTCGTTTCGGCTATGGGGAAATCAACTGACGAATTGGTCAGCCTTGCAAAAGCAATTTCTGGCGAGCCGAGCAAACGCGAAATGGATATGCTGCTGGCGACGGGCGAGCAGGTCACCATTTCACTGCTTTCAATGGCGCTGCAGGAAAAAGGCTATGACGCTGTGTCCTATACTGGCTGGCAGGCGGGAATCCGCACGGAAGCCGTTCACGGAAACGCCAGAATTACAGATATCGACACTTCGGCTTTAACAGGCCGGCTTGAAGAAGGAAAAATTGTCATTGTCGCAGGATTCCAAGGCATGACAGAGGACTCTGAAATCACGACACTGGGCCGGGGCGGTTCAGACACAACAGCAGTTGCTTTGGCTGCCGCGTTAAAAGCGGATAAATGTGACATATACACGGACGTGCCCGGAGTGTTTACAACCGATCCGCGCTTTGTGAAATCAGCGAGAAAACTTGCCGGCATTTCATACGATGAAATGCTTGAGCTTGCCAATTTAGGCGCCGGCGTTCTTCATCCGAGAGCCGTTGAATTCGCGAAGAATTACGAAGTGCCGTTAGAAGTGCGTTCAAGTACAGAAACAGAAGCGGGAACATTAATTGAGGAGGAATCATCCATGGAGCAAAATCTAATTGTCAGAGGCATTGCGTTCGAAGATCAAATCACAAGAGTAACCATTTACGGGCTGACTGGCGGCCTGACAACTTTGTCTACCATTTTTACAACACTTGCCAAAAGAAACATTAACGTTGATATCATTATTCAAACGCAGGCCGGCGACAATCAGACCGGAATTTCCTTCTCTGTCAAAACAGAAGACGCAGACCAAACCGTTGCGGTGCTTGAAGAGTATAAAGGCGCGCTTGAATTCGAGAAAATCGAGACAGAAAGCAAATTGGCTAAGGTGTCCATTGTCGGATCCGGCATGGTATCAAACCCTGGTGTAGCGGCTGAAATGTTTGCTGTACTTGCGGAAAAGAACATTTTAATCAAAATGGTCAGCACATCTGAAATCAAAGTGTCAACAGTTGTAAGCGAAAATGACATGGTGAAAGCGGTCGAAGCGCTGCACGATGCATTTGAGCTTTCAAAACACCCTTCAGCTGTATAA
- the uvrC gene encoding excinuclease ABC subunit UvrC yields the protein MNKQLKEKLALLPDQPGCYLMKDRQQTVIYVGKAKVLKNRVRSYFTGSHDAKTQRLVTEIEDFEYIVTSSNLEALILEMNLIKKHDPKYNVMLKDDKTYPFIKLTHERHPRLIVTRNVKKDKGRYFGPYPNVQAARETKKLLDRLYPLRKCSKLPDRVCLYYHLGQCLAPCVKDISEETNRELVESITRFLKGGYNEVKKELEEKMHDAAENLEFERAKELRDQIAHIESTMEKQKMTMNDLVDRDVFAYAYDKGWMCVQVFFIRQGKLIERDVSMFPLYQEADEEFLTFIGQFYSKNNHFLPKEILVPDSVDQSMIEQLLETNVHQPKKGPKKELLMLAHKNAKIALKEKFSLIERDEERSIGAVQKLGEAMKIYTPHRIEAFDNSNIQGTNPVSAMIVFIDGKPNKKEYRKYKIKTVTGPDDYGSMREVVRRRYTRVLRENLPLPDLIIIDGGKGQINAARDVIENELGLDIPIAGLAKDEKHRTSDLLIGDPLEAVYLERNSQEFYLLQRIQDEVHRFAISFHRQIRGKSAFQSVLDDIPGIGEKRKKMLLKHFGSVKKMKEASLEDIQKAGVPAAAAQLLYDKLQK from the coding sequence ATGAACAAACAACTGAAAGAAAAACTCGCCCTCCTTCCCGATCAGCCCGGGTGTTATCTCATGAAGGACCGGCAGCAGACTGTGATCTACGTAGGAAAAGCAAAAGTGCTGAAAAACAGAGTGCGCTCCTACTTCACCGGTTCTCACGATGCGAAAACACAAAGGCTTGTGACGGAAATCGAGGATTTTGAATATATCGTGACGTCCTCCAATCTTGAAGCGCTTATTTTAGAAATGAACCTAATCAAAAAGCATGATCCGAAATATAACGTCATGCTCAAAGACGACAAAACCTATCCTTTCATAAAACTCACCCATGAACGCCACCCAAGGCTGATCGTCACCCGCAATGTCAAAAAAGACAAAGGGCGCTATTTCGGGCCGTACCCGAATGTACAGGCCGCAAGGGAAACAAAAAAATTGCTCGACCGTCTGTATCCTCTCAGAAAATGCTCCAAGCTGCCGGACAGGGTGTGCCTTTACTATCATCTCGGCCAATGTCTCGCTCCGTGTGTAAAGGACATTTCCGAAGAGACGAACAGAGAGCTGGTTGAGAGCATAACCCGTTTCTTAAAGGGCGGCTATAATGAGGTCAAAAAAGAGCTTGAAGAGAAAATGCATGATGCTGCAGAGAATCTTGAATTCGAACGGGCAAAAGAGCTTCGTGACCAAATCGCCCATATTGAATCAACGATGGAAAAACAAAAAATGACGATGAACGATCTAGTCGACCGTGACGTATTCGCCTACGCGTATGATAAGGGCTGGATGTGCGTACAGGTCTTTTTCATCCGCCAAGGAAAGCTTATCGAACGAGATGTCAGCATGTTTCCTCTCTATCAGGAAGCAGATGAGGAGTTCCTTACGTTTATCGGGCAGTTCTATTCAAAAAACAACCACTTCCTTCCTAAGGAAATTTTAGTGCCGGACAGCGTAGATCAATCCATGATTGAGCAGCTGCTGGAAACAAACGTCCACCAGCCGAAGAAAGGCCCGAAAAAAGAACTGCTCATGCTGGCCCATAAAAACGCGAAAATCGCGCTGAAAGAAAAATTCTCCTTGATCGAGCGGGATGAGGAACGTTCCATCGGGGCTGTGCAGAAACTCGGTGAAGCAATGAAAATTTATACGCCTCACAGAATTGAAGCGTTTGATAACTCAAACATACAGGGGACAAATCCGGTTTCCGCAATGATCGTGTTTATTGACGGCAAACCGAACAAAAAGGAATACCGTAAATATAAAATCAAAACCGTTACAGGGCCTGATGATTACGGCTCAATGAGAGAAGTCGTAAGAAGACGCTATACGAGAGTGCTTCGTGAGAACCTGCCGCTGCCTGATCTGATCATCATTGACGGAGGAAAAGGGCAGATCAACGCCGCAAGAGATGTCATTGAAAATGAACTCGGCTTGGATATTCCGATCGCCGGTTTAGCGAAAGACGAAAAACACAGAACCTCAGACTTACTAATCGGGGATCCGCTGGAGGCGGTGTATCTGGAACGAAACAGCCAGGAATTTTACCTTTTGCAGCGCATTCAGGACGAGGTGCACCGTTTTGCGATCAGCTTTCACAGGCAAATCCGCGGAAAAAGCGCGTTTCAATCCGTATTGGACGACATCCCGGGTATCGGAGAGAAAAGAAAGAAAATGCTGCTAAAGCATTTCGGTTCCGTTAAAAAAATGAAGGAAGCAAGCCTTGAGGACATTCAAAAAGCGGGTGTTCCTGCAGCAGCGGCTCAGCTGCTTTACGACAAATTGCAAAAATAA
- the trxA gene encoding thioredoxin, translating into MAIVKATDQSFSAETSEGVVLADFWAPWCGPCKMIAPVLEELDQEMGDKLKIVKIDVDENQETAGKYGVMSIPTLLVLKDGEVVETSVGFKPKEALEELINKHL; encoded by the coding sequence ATGGCTATCGTAAAAGCAACTGATCAATCTTTCTCAGCTGAAACAAGCGAAGGCGTCGTACTGGCTGACTTCTGGGCTCCTTGGTGCGGACCTTGTAAAATGATTGCACCTGTTCTTGAAGAACTAGATCAAGAAATGGGAGACAAACTGAAAATCGTAAAAATCGATGTGGACGAAAACCAAGAAACAGCCGGAAAATACGGCGTGATGAGCATCCCGACACTTCTTGTGTTAAAAGACGGAGAAGTAGTTGAAACTTCTGTCGGCTTCAAACCGAAAGAAGCGCTTGAAGAGCTTATAAACAAACATCTTTAA
- the abfB gene encoding alpha-L-arabinofuranosidase AbfB: MSEHQAVIQTDIVKGTINKNIYGHFAEHLGRGIYEGIWVGTDSSIPNINGIRKDVLEALKQLHIPVLRWPGGCFADEYHWANGVGDRKTMLNTHWGGTIESNEFGTHEFMMLCELLECEPYICGNVGSGTVQEMAEWIEYMTFKEGTPMSDWRKQNGREEPWKLKYFGVGNENWGCGGNMHPEYYADLYRRFQTYVRNYSGNEIYKIAGGANVDDFNWTDVLMKKAAGLMDGLSLHYYTIPGDFWKGKGSATEFTEDEWFITMKKAKYIDELIQKHGTIMDRYDPEQRVGLIIDEWGTWFDPEPGTNPGFLYQQNTIRDALVAASHFHIFHQHCRRVQMTNIAQTVNVLQAMILTEGERMLLTPTYHVFDMFKVHQDASLLDTETTSADYEWKGETLPQISISASKHAEGDINITICNIDHQNKAEAEIELRGLHKTADHSGVILTAEKMNAHNTFDDPDHVKPESFSRYTLNKNKLKVKLPPMSVVLLTLRADS; this comes from the coding sequence ATGTCTGAACATCAAGCAGTGATCCAGACAGATATTGTAAAAGGAACCATTAACAAAAATATATACGGTCATTTTGCAGAGCATTTAGGTAGAGGGATTTATGAGGGAATCTGGGTCGGAACGGATTCAAGCATTCCCAACATAAACGGTATACGAAAGGATGTGCTCGAAGCCCTCAAACAGCTGCATATCCCTGTCCTCAGGTGGCCGGGCGGGTGCTTTGCGGACGAATACCATTGGGCAAATGGTGTCGGTGACCGTAAGACGATGCTTAACACGCACTGGGGCGGAACAATTGAATCAAATGAATTCGGAACGCATGAATTTATGATGCTTTGCGAGCTGCTGGAATGCGAGCCTTACATTTGCGGCAATGTCGGAAGCGGAACCGTTCAGGAAATGGCGGAATGGATCGAGTATATGACGTTTAAAGAAGGCACGCCAATGTCAGACTGGAGAAAACAAAACGGAAGAGAGGAGCCCTGGAAGCTGAAATATTTCGGCGTAGGCAATGAAAACTGGGGATGCGGCGGCAACATGCACCCTGAATACTACGCAGATCTGTACCGGCGTTTTCAAACCTATGTCCGCAATTACAGCGGGAATGAAATATATAAAATTGCGGGCGGCGCAAATGTGGATGATTTTAATTGGACGGACGTGCTCATGAAAAAAGCCGCTGGCCTGATGGACGGATTGAGTCTTCATTATTACACGATTCCGGGTGATTTCTGGAAAGGGAAAGGATCAGCAACAGAATTCACAGAGGATGAATGGTTCATTACGATGAAAAAAGCCAAATACATCGATGAATTGATTCAAAAACACGGCACAATTATGGACCGGTACGATCCGGAGCAACGGGTAGGGCTGATCATTGATGAATGGGGCACGTGGTTTGATCCTGAGCCAGGCACGAACCCTGGTTTCCTTTATCAGCAAAACACGATTCGGGATGCACTGGTGGCTGCTTCTCATTTTCACATTTTCCACCAGCATTGCCGCCGGGTGCAAATGACAAACATCGCCCAAACGGTAAACGTTCTTCAAGCTATGATTCTGACTGAGGGAGAGCGGATGCTTTTGACACCGACCTACCATGTATTTGATATGTTTAAGGTACACCAGGACGCTTCTCTTTTAGACACTGAAACAACGTCTGCTGACTATGAATGGAAGGGAGAAACGCTGCCGCAAATCAGTATTTCGGCATCGAAACATGCAGAAGGCGATATCAACATCACAATCTGCAACATCGATCATCAAAACAAAGCGGAGGCTGAAATCGAGCTGAGAGGCCTTCATAAGACAGCGGACCATTCCGGAGTCATTCTCACGGCAGAAAAAATGAATGCGCATAACACGTTTGACGATCCTGATCACGTCAAACCGGAATCCTTCAGCCGATATACGCTTAATAAAAACAAACTGAAAGTAAAGCTGCCGCCAATGTCGGTTGTTTTACTCACACTGCGTGCTGATTCTTAA
- the etfA gene encoding electron transfer flavoprotein subunit alpha: protein MGKKVIVLGEIRDGELRNVTFEAIAAGRTISGDGEVVGVLIGENAQSAAQELIHYGADKVLTAEDPKLKAYTADGYSQVMRAIIDQEKPDSVICGHTAMGKDLSPKLAARLQTGLISDVTDVSVTGENIVFTRPIYSGKAFERVISTDPMIFATIRPNNIQASEKDASRSGSIESVDVSLTDLRTVIREVVKKTADGVDLSEAKIIVAGGRGVKSKEGFQPLQELAEVLGAAVGASRGACDADYCDYALQIGQTGKVVTPDLYIACGISGAIQHLAGMSNSKVIVAINKDPEADIFKIADYGIVGDLFEVVPLLTEEFKQLNIHS from the coding sequence ATGGGAAAAAAAGTGATCGTACTCGGAGAAATTCGCGACGGAGAATTGCGGAACGTCACCTTTGAAGCAATAGCGGCAGGAAGAACCATTTCTGGCGATGGAGAAGTCGTCGGCGTTCTGATCGGAGAAAATGCACAAAGCGCTGCACAGGAGCTTATCCATTACGGAGCCGATAAAGTACTCACAGCCGAGGATCCGAAGCTGAAAGCATACACGGCAGACGGGTACAGCCAGGTCATGAGGGCCATTATTGACCAAGAAAAGCCGGATTCGGTTATATGCGGGCACACGGCAATGGGCAAGGACCTTTCACCGAAGCTTGCGGCCCGGCTGCAAACAGGTTTAATTTCTGATGTTACGGATGTAAGCGTTACCGGAGAAAATATTGTATTTACAAGGCCAATTTACTCGGGAAAAGCATTTGAACGCGTCATTTCAACCGATCCGATGATTTTTGCAACGATTCGCCCCAATAATATTCAAGCTTCAGAAAAAGATGCCAGCAGGTCGGGGAGTATCGAAAGCGTTGATGTTTCTCTAACTGACCTTCGCACCGTTATCCGGGAGGTCGTGAAAAAAACAGCGGACGGCGTTGATCTCTCCGAAGCAAAAATTATCGTTGCGGGCGGCCGTGGAGTCAAAAGCAAGGAAGGATTTCAGCCGCTGCAGGAGCTCGCCGAGGTGTTGGGAGCCGCAGTCGGAGCTTCTCGCGGAGCGTGCGACGCTGACTATTGCGATTACGCTCTCCAAATCGGCCAGACCGGGAAGGTCGTCACCCCGGATTTGTACATTGCCTGCGGCATTTCCGGCGCTATTCAGCATTTGGCCGGCATGTCAAACAGCAAGGTGATCGTCGCCATCAATAAAGACCCTGAAGCAGATATCTTCAAAATAGCGGATTACGGCATCGTAGGCGATTTATTTGAAGTCGTCCCGCTTTTAACTGAGGAATTCAAACAATTAAATATACACTCGTAA
- the etfB gene encoding electron transfer flavoprotein subunit beta: MNLFVLMKRTFDTEEKIVIEAGKIQDDGAEWIINPYDEYAIEEAIQLKEKHGGTITAVTVGGEEAEKELRTALAMGCDQAVLINIEDDLEEPDQYSISQVLYHYMKDREFDLILGGNVAIDGGSGQVAPRLAELLDIPCITTITKLEINGTDAEAERDVEGDVEKIKTTLPLLVTAQQGLNEPRYPSLPGIMKAKKKPLEELELDDLDLNEEDAEPKLKTIERFLPPKKEAGKLLQGEPAEQAKELVSLLRSEAKVI, translated from the coding sequence ATGAATCTATTTGTACTGATGAAACGGACGTTTGACACAGAAGAAAAAATCGTCATTGAAGCAGGAAAGATTCAGGATGACGGAGCGGAATGGATCATTAATCCATACGACGAGTACGCGATAGAAGAAGCCATCCAGCTGAAGGAAAAGCACGGCGGCACGATCACCGCCGTCACTGTCGGCGGCGAAGAAGCGGAGAAGGAGTTGCGCACTGCGCTTGCCATGGGATGTGACCAAGCCGTTTTAATCAACATAGAAGATGATCTCGAAGAACCCGACCAATATTCCATTTCTCAAGTTTTATACCACTATATGAAGGATCGGGAGTTTGATTTGATTCTCGGCGGAAATGTCGCCATTGACGGAGGATCAGGACAAGTGGCGCCTCGGCTTGCCGAGCTTCTGGACATTCCGTGCATCACGACGATCACCAAACTCGAAATCAACGGCACTGATGCGGAAGCGGAAAGGGACGTCGAAGGGGATGTTGAAAAAATCAAAACGACACTCCCATTGCTTGTCACGGCTCAGCAGGGCTTAAACGAACCGCGCTATCCATCGCTTCCGGGAATTATGAAGGCCAAGAAAAAACCGCTTGAAGAGCTCGAGCTTGATGATCTTGACCTTAATGAAGAGGATGCCGAACCAAAGCTGAAGACCATTGAACGTTTTCTGCCGCCGAAAAAAGAGGCCGGGAAGCTTCTCCAAGGCGAGCCTGCAGAACAGGCAAAAGAGCTCGTCTCATTGCTCCGCAGCGAAGCTAAAGTCATTTAA
- a CDS encoding enoyl-CoA hydratase, translating into MNAISLAVDQFVAVLTIHNPPANALSSRILEELSSCLEQCETDAGVRSIIIHGEGRFFSAGADIKEFTSLKGNEDSSLLAERGQQLMERIEGFPKPIIAAIHGAALGGGLELAMACHIRIAAEDAKLGLPELNLGIIPGFAGTQRLPRYIGTAKALELIGSGEPISGKEALDLGLVSIGAKDEAEVLEKAKALAAKFAEKSPQTLASLLELLYSNKVYSYEGSLKLEAKRFGEAFESEDAREGIQAFLEKRKPQFKGE; encoded by the coding sequence ATGAATGCAATATCACTTGCAGTTGATCAATTTGTGGCAGTCTTGACGATTCACAATCCGCCGGCAAATGCGCTTTCCAGCCGGATATTAGAGGAGCTGTCCTCCTGTCTTGAACAATGTGAGACAGACGCAGGCGTGCGAAGCATCATTATTCACGGTGAGGGAAGATTTTTCTCAGCCGGCGCTGATATTAAAGAGTTTACATCGCTTAAAGGGAATGAGGATTCCTCACTGCTGGCTGAGCGCGGCCAGCAGCTGATGGAAAGAATTGAAGGTTTCCCAAAACCGATTATCGCGGCGATACATGGCGCTGCTCTTGGCGGCGGGCTGGAGCTTGCGATGGCTTGTCATATCAGAATCGCGGCAGAAGACGCCAAGCTGGGACTCCCGGAGCTTAACCTCGGTATCATTCCGGGTTTTGCGGGTACACAGCGCCTTCCGAGATATATCGGCACAGCCAAAGCGCTAGAGCTCATCGGATCAGGAGAACCGATATCCGGAAAAGAAGCGCTTGATCTCGGACTTGTGTCAATTGGAGCAAAGGATGAAGCAGAAGTGCTTGAAAAAGCAAAAGCACTTGCCGCTAAGTTTGCGGAAAAAAGCCCGCAAACGCTGGCATCTCTGCTTGAACTTCTTTATTCAAACAAGGTGTATTCCTATGAAGGCAGCTTAAAGCTTGAAGCAAAACGGTTTGGAGAAGCATTTGAGTCAGAGGACGCCAGGGAAGGCATCCAGGCATTTCTCGAAAAAAGAAAGCCTCAGTTCAAAGGCGAATAA
- the fadR gene encoding fatty acid metabolism transcriptional regulator FadR, translating to MKQKRPKYMQIIDAAVEVIAENGYHQSQVSKIAKQAGVADGTIYLYFKNKEDILISLFKEKMGQFIERMEEDIKEKTTAKEKLALVISKHFSLLADDHNLAIVTQLELRQSNLELRQKINEILKGYLNILDSILTEGIQSGELKEGLDVRLARQMIFGTIDETVTTWVMNDQKYDLAALSDSVLELLVSGIHK from the coding sequence TTGAAGCAAAAACGGCCAAAGTATATGCAGATTATTGATGCAGCAGTAGAAGTCATTGCGGAAAACGGCTACCACCAGTCACAGGTATCCAAAATTGCCAAACAAGCCGGGGTAGCGGACGGCACCATCTATCTCTATTTCAAAAACAAAGAAGACATTTTAATTTCTCTTTTCAAAGAAAAAATGGGCCAATTTATTGAGCGGATGGAAGAGGACATAAAAGAAAAGACGACAGCGAAAGAGAAACTGGCGCTTGTGATTTCAAAGCATTTTTCCCTTTTAGCGGATGATCATAATCTCGCGATTGTCACTCAGCTTGAGCTTCGCCAGTCCAACTTGGAGCTGCGCCAGAAAATCAATGAAATATTAAAAGGCTACTTAAATATTTTGGATAGTATTTTGACGGAAGGCATACAATCAGGTGAATTAAAAGAAGGCCTCGATGTCCGTCTCGCCCGGCAGATGATTTTTGGAACGATTGACGAAACCGTGACAACTTGGGTGATGAATGACCAAAAGTACGATCTCGCTGCCTTGTCAGACAGCGTTTTAGAATTGTTGGTGTCCGGAATTCACAAATAG
- the lcfA gene encoding long-chain-fatty-acid--CoA ligase LcfA, with product MQSQKPWLAEYPDDIPHELPLPTKTLQSILTDSAAQFPDKTAISFYGKKLTFHDILTDALKLAAFLQDIGLQKGDRVAVMLPNCPQSVISYYGVLFAGGIVVQTNPLYTEHELEYQLRDAEASVIITLDLLFPKAIKMKTLSIVDQILITSVKDYLPFPKNILYPLTQKQKVHIDFDKKDHIHTFASSIKQENIELLTIPKIDPEHDIAVLQYTGGTTGAPKGVMLTHQNILANTDMCAAWMYDVKKGAEKVLGIVPFFHVYGLTAVMNYSIKLGFEMILLPKFDPLQTLKIIDKQKPTLFPGAPTIYIGLLHHPELQHYDLSSIKSCLSGSAALPVEVKQKFEKVTGGKLVEGYGLSEASPVTHANFIWGKNKPGSIGCPWPGTDAAIYSEETGELAAPYEHGEIIVKGPQVMKGYWNKPEETASVLRDGWLFTGDMGYMDEEGFFYIADRKKDIIIAGGYNIYPREVEEVLYEHEAIQEIVVAGVPDSYRGETVKAFVVLKKDAKADAEELDAFARSRLAPYKVPKAYEFRKELPKTAVGKILRRRLLEEEAEDHLIK from the coding sequence ATGCAGTCTCAAAAGCCGTGGCTTGCCGAGTATCCCGACGATATCCCGCATGAGCTTCCGTTACCGACCAAAACCCTGCAATCCATCCTGACAGACTCCGCCGCTCAATTCCCTGACAAAACCGCAATATCTTTTTATGGAAAAAAACTCACCTTTCATGACATTCTGACGGATGCTCTTAAACTCGCAGCTTTTTTGCAGGACATTGGCCTGCAAAAAGGAGACAGAGTGGCTGTCATGCTGCCCAATTGCCCGCAATCGGTCATCTCTTATTATGGCGTCTTGTTTGCCGGCGGCATTGTGGTGCAGACGAATCCGCTTTATACTGAGCATGAGCTTGAATACCAGCTGAGAGATGCTGAGGCGAGCGTGATCATCACCTTAGATTTGCTTTTCCCGAAGGCAATAAAAATGAAAACGTTGTCAATCGTGGATCAGATTTTGATAACCAGCGTCAAAGACTATTTGCCTTTTCCGAAGAATATTCTTTACCCGCTGACACAAAAACAAAAAGTGCACATTGATTTTGACAAAAAAGATCATATCCACACGTTCGCCTCCAGCATAAAGCAGGAAAACATTGAACTTCTGACAATCCCAAAGATCGATCCTGAACATGATATTGCTGTCCTCCAGTATACCGGAGGAACAACGGGGGCACCCAAAGGAGTTATGCTTACGCATCAAAATATTTTAGCCAATACGGATATGTGCGCCGCTTGGATGTACGATGTGAAAAAAGGCGCTGAGAAGGTGCTTGGCATCGTCCCGTTTTTTCATGTCTACGGACTGACGGCAGTAATGAATTATTCGATTAAACTAGGCTTCGAAATGATTCTTCTTCCTAAATTTGATCCGCTTCAAACGCTCAAAATCATCGACAAACAAAAACCGACGCTCTTTCCAGGCGCGCCAACAATTTATATCGGCCTTTTGCATCATCCCGAATTACAGCATTATGATCTGTCATCCATTAAAAGCTGTCTTAGCGGATCAGCCGCGCTGCCTGTGGAGGTAAAGCAGAAATTTGAAAAGGTGACTGGCGGAAAGCTTGTGGAAGGCTACGGATTGTCTGAGGCATCACCAGTGACGCACGCCAATTTTATCTGGGGGAAAAACAAGCCGGGCAGTATCGGCTGTCCTTGGCCGGGTACGGACGCAGCGATCTATTCTGAAGAGACGGGTGAGCTTGCCGCTCCGTATGAGCATGGAGAAATCATTGTGAAAGGCCCGCAAGTCATGAAAGGATATTGGAATAAACCGGAGGAAACCGCCTCTGTACTAAGAGATGGCTGGCTGTTCACCGGAGACATGGGTTATATGGATGAAGAGGGCTTTTTCTATATTGCCGACAGGAAGAAGGACATCATCATCGCAGGCGGCTATAATATTTACCCGCGTGAAGTAGAAGAAGTGCTGTATGAACATGAAGCCATCCAGGAAATTGTCGTTGCGGGTGTGCCCGATTCCTACAGGGGAGAAACAGTAAAAGCATTTGTCGTGTTAAAGAAAGATGCAAAAGCCGATGCAGAGGAACTGGATGCTTTTGCGAGATCCCGCCTTGCTCCCTATAAGGTGCCGAAAGCCTATGAGTTCAGAAAAGAGCTGCCGAAAACGGCGGTCGGAAAAATTTTAAGAAGGCGTTTACTTGAAGAAGAAGCCGAAGATCACCTTATCAAATAA
- a CDS encoding DUF350 domain-containing protein has translation MSDFWENELVEIAAYYSVAVLCLVLFLTVFELVTAYKNWEEIQKGNLAVAMATGGKILGIANVFQHSISQHNSLLQMIGWGVYGFVMLLISYFIFEFLTPRFKIDQEIENDNRAVGFISFVISVGLSFVVAAGI, from the coding sequence ATGAGTGATTTTTGGGAAAACGAGCTTGTGGAAATCGCGGCATATTACAGTGTCGCGGTTCTCTGCCTCGTCCTCTTTTTGACTGTGTTTGAGCTGGTGACGGCTTATAAAAACTGGGAAGAGATTCAAAAAGGAAATCTTGCGGTGGCAATGGCGACCGGCGGAAAAATTTTAGGAATCGCAAACGTATTTCAGCATTCCATCTCCCAGCACAATTCTCTGCTGCAAATGATTGGCTGGGGCGTGTACGGGTTTGTAATGCTTCTGATCAGCTACTTTATTTTTGAGTTTTTGACTCCGCGGTTTAAAATTGATCAGGAAATCGAGAATGATAACCGGGCTGTCGGCTTTATTTCATTTGTCATTTCTGTCGGGCTTTCATTTGTGGTGGCAGCCGGAATATAA